In one Streptomyces sp. NBC_00597 genomic region, the following are encoded:
- a CDS encoding FadD3 family acyl-CoA ligase, whose translation MSEDARGDLRWGSIAGLVREAAGRYADREAVVDGRVRITYAQLGGRVERAAAAAIAAGVEPGDRVAVWAPNTLEWIVSALGAVSAGAVLVPLNTRFKGSEAAYVLRRSRARLLFVTGTFLGTSYVASLRRAAAEGQGRGPLPGLPHLEQVVVLAEDAPEDFRTWKDFLAGGDRISADTVRERAASIRPDAPSDIIFTSGTTGSPKGAVITHAQSLRCYDVWSELAGLREGDRYLIVNPFFHTFGYKAGIIACLMRGATMVPQPVFNVDTVLANIAAERISVLPGPPTLHQSLLDHPQRDHHDLSALRLVVTGAAVVPLRLVERLRGELHITTVLTAYGLSEASGIVTMCRRGDPAETIASTSGRAIPDTQVKIADQHGYAQLAGTAGEVWVRGHHVMQGYFEEPVETAGAITPDGWLRTGDVGVLDTDGNLRITDRIKDMFIVGGFNAYPAEIEQLLGLHPDIADVAVVGVPDPRLGEVGKAYAVRRPGSTLTADDLIAWSRREMANYKVPRTVEFVEELPRNASGKVLKRELRAKK comes from the coding sequence ATGAGCGAAGACGCGCGGGGGGATCTGCGCTGGGGCAGCATCGCGGGACTGGTGCGCGAGGCGGCCGGACGGTACGCCGACCGCGAGGCCGTCGTGGACGGACGCGTCCGCATCACCTACGCGCAGCTCGGCGGGCGCGTCGAACGTGCCGCGGCCGCCGCCATCGCCGCCGGGGTCGAGCCGGGGGACCGGGTCGCAGTCTGGGCCCCCAACACCCTGGAATGGATCGTCTCCGCACTCGGCGCCGTCTCGGCGGGCGCCGTCCTCGTCCCCCTCAACACCCGTTTCAAAGGCTCTGAAGCCGCGTACGTGCTGCGGCGCAGCCGGGCCAGGCTCCTCTTCGTCACCGGCACCTTCCTCGGCACGTCGTACGTCGCCTCCCTGCGCCGCGCCGCCGCCGAAGGGCAGGGCCGCGGCCCGCTGCCCGGACTGCCGCACCTAGAACAGGTCGTCGTCCTCGCCGAGGACGCTCCCGAGGACTTCCGCACCTGGAAGGACTTCCTGGCCGGCGGGGACCGGATCAGCGCAGACACCGTGCGCGAACGCGCCGCGTCGATCCGCCCCGACGCCCCCTCCGACATCATCTTCACCTCGGGTACCACCGGCAGTCCCAAGGGCGCCGTCATCACCCACGCCCAGTCCCTGCGCTGCTACGACGTCTGGAGCGAACTCGCCGGACTGCGAGAAGGCGACCGCTACCTGATCGTCAACCCCTTCTTCCACACCTTCGGCTACAAGGCCGGCATCATCGCCTGCCTGATGCGCGGGGCCACGATGGTCCCCCAGCCCGTCTTCAACGTGGACACCGTCCTCGCCAACATCGCCGCCGAACGGATCTCCGTACTCCCCGGCCCGCCCACCCTCCACCAGTCCCTCCTCGACCACCCCCAGCGCGACCACCACGACCTGTCCGCCCTGCGCCTGGTCGTCACCGGCGCCGCCGTCGTCCCCCTCCGGCTCGTCGAACGGCTCCGCGGCGAACTGCACATCACCACCGTCCTCACCGCGTACGGGCTCTCCGAAGCCAGCGGCATCGTCACGATGTGCCGCCGCGGCGACCCGGCCGAAACCATCGCCTCGACCTCCGGACGGGCCATCCCCGACACCCAGGTCAAGATCGCCGACCAGCACGGGTACGCCCAGCTCGCCGGCACGGCCGGCGAGGTCTGGGTCCGCGGCCACCACGTCATGCAGGGCTACTTCGAAGAGCCCGTCGAAACCGCCGGGGCCATCACCCCCGACGGCTGGCTGCGCACCGGTGACGTCGGCGTCCTCGACACCGACGGCAACCTGCGCATCACCGACCGGATCAAGGACATGTTCATCGTCGGCGGGTTCAACGCCTACCCCGCCGAGATAGAACAACTCCTCGGCCTGCACCCCGACATCGCGGACGTCGCCGTCGTCGGAGTCCCCGACCCCCGCCTCGGAGAGGTCGGCAAGGCCTACGCCGTGCGCCGCCCGGGCTCCACCCTCACCGCCGACGACCTGATCGCCTGGTCCCGCAGGGAGATGGCCAACTACAAGGTCCCGCGCACCGTCGAGTTCGTCGAGGAGCTCCCGCGCAACGCGAGCGGAAAGGTCCTCAAGCGGGAACTGCGCGCGAAGAAATAG
- a CDS encoding OmpL47-type beta-barrel domain-containing protein: protein MNRRMNRGTTRAARGWSRALLLALSMTLTVLAPAGAAAAEPRPSAPSSADLPSPSGGEGKLSRVEVKQHVDVRALPRPQRTGKPRTRPRLVPPQRRVGPMRQPSLPVTTALLTPKGGTSPKAVPSSAVVERLKTFSTLGNIDTIAPSDTNLAVGPTYIVQFVNQSGQFYDKAGNAVGSPFDLGAFFGFAADTGGDPRVHYDAGSGRFFASYEGIFSNGDEVDVAVSDSSDPRGGWTVYNVGSNASNVQQDRPLLGYSNDKVTLAWNNFDLSQPMPPFLGAVTAVVNKADLLAGAAINITTFAQDTSLADAVPATSLSAINDQISMKHTGTDVTVTTITGVPGVSAVNRAVNTIAIGTADAPPEAVQPPGGDPTIETNDSRMLSVAWQNNHLWGVFNVSCTPLGDTAVHTCQRYVQVTTGGTQTLATNLNLGLVGGDIYYGSLALNDEDDLFSGFTASSSTMFPTAVAIGVPGGNFPARTFGDFYAAGSEAYSCRCNGDSRWGDYSGTARDPSNPKDVWTVQQIGATGNTGIFGGDWGTAMDRITLSPPTVTSVTPNHAPELAQCVNTVTVRGTEFPTSGTTVAFGSVAATNVNVTGPQELTAQVPPQARGTVDVTVTTPNGTSPVTAADRFTYDADTAAPTASASTSPAPNGAGWNTTSPATVNISAVDGACGSGIQKITFSASGAQTIASTDVSGANASVPITVNGVTTVTYTATDNAGNTSVPQTITVRLDTVAPTITIVRPVAGTYLYRQAVTASYSCTDATSGVASCTGTVANGSPVDTSTLGAHTFTVNAKDVATNPATKSVNYTVAYRICLLYDPNRPLRLLGQVVISLRICDANGNNLSSSGITVTATRITGPVTRTVGARMLYTALSAGYSLPVSTQGLPNGNYNLEFTISGADTTTHVAPFTLR, encoded by the coding sequence ATGAACCGACGGATGAACCGGGGCACGACGCGCGCCGCCCGCGGCTGGTCGCGCGCCCTGCTCCTCGCCCTCTCCATGACGCTCACGGTGCTCGCCCCCGCAGGTGCCGCCGCAGCCGAGCCGCGGCCCAGCGCCCCCTCATCGGCCGACCTCCCCTCGCCTTCGGGGGGCGAGGGGAAGCTGTCGCGTGTCGAGGTGAAACAGCACGTGGACGTACGGGCACTGCCCCGGCCCCAGCGCACCGGCAAGCCGCGGACACGGCCCCGCCTCGTCCCTCCGCAGCGGCGGGTGGGTCCGATGCGGCAGCCGAGCCTGCCGGTCACCACCGCGCTGCTGACCCCGAAGGGCGGGACGTCACCGAAGGCGGTGCCCTCGTCGGCCGTCGTGGAGAGGCTGAAGACGTTCTCCACGCTCGGGAACATCGACACCATCGCCCCCTCCGACACCAACCTCGCGGTCGGACCCACCTACATCGTCCAGTTCGTGAACCAGTCCGGCCAGTTCTACGACAAGGCCGGCAACGCCGTGGGCTCGCCCTTCGACCTGGGCGCCTTCTTCGGCTTCGCGGCGGACACGGGCGGCGACCCGCGCGTGCACTACGACGCGGGCTCCGGCCGGTTCTTCGCCTCCTACGAGGGGATCTTCTCGAACGGTGACGAGGTCGACGTCGCGGTCAGCGACAGCTCCGACCCCCGGGGAGGCTGGACCGTCTACAACGTCGGGAGCAACGCCTCCAACGTCCAGCAGGACCGGCCGCTGCTCGGATACAGCAACGACAAGGTCACGCTGGCCTGGAACAACTTCGACCTCAGCCAGCCCATGCCGCCGTTCCTGGGCGCGGTCACTGCCGTCGTCAACAAGGCGGACCTGCTGGCCGGCGCCGCGATCAACATCACGACGTTCGCACAGGACACCAGCCTGGCCGACGCCGTACCGGCCACCTCGCTGTCGGCGATCAACGACCAGATCTCCATGAAGCACACCGGCACCGACGTCACGGTGACCACGATCACCGGCGTGCCCGGCGTCAGCGCGGTCAACCGCGCCGTGAACACGATCGCCATCGGGACCGCCGACGCACCGCCGGAGGCCGTCCAGCCGCCCGGTGGTGATCCCACCATCGAGACCAACGACTCCCGGATGTTGTCGGTCGCCTGGCAGAACAACCACCTGTGGGGCGTCTTCAACGTCAGCTGCACCCCCCTCGGCGATACCGCGGTCCACACCTGCCAGCGCTACGTCCAGGTCACGACCGGCGGGACGCAGACCCTGGCGACCAACCTCAACCTCGGCCTCGTCGGCGGAGACATCTACTACGGTTCACTGGCCCTGAACGACGAGGACGACCTGTTCTCGGGCTTCACCGCCTCCTCGTCCACGATGTTCCCCACCGCCGTCGCGATCGGAGTGCCGGGCGGCAACTTCCCGGCGAGGACGTTCGGCGACTTCTACGCCGCGGGCTCGGAGGCCTACAGCTGCCGCTGCAACGGCGACAGCCGCTGGGGCGACTACTCGGGCACCGCACGCGACCCCAGCAACCCCAAGGACGTCTGGACGGTCCAGCAGATCGGCGCCACCGGCAACACCGGGATCTTCGGTGGCGACTGGGGCACCGCGATGGACCGCATCACGCTGTCCCCGCCCACCGTCACGAGCGTCACCCCGAACCACGCGCCCGAACTGGCGCAGTGCGTGAACACCGTGACCGTGCGCGGCACCGAATTCCCGACGAGCGGGACCACCGTCGCGTTCGGCTCCGTGGCTGCCACGAACGTGAACGTCACCGGGCCGCAGGAGCTGACCGCGCAGGTACCCCCGCAGGCACGGGGCACGGTGGACGTCACCGTGACCACGCCCAACGGCACCAGCCCCGTCACCGCCGCCGACCGCTTCACGTACGACGCGGACACGGCCGCACCGACCGCCTCCGCGAGTACCTCGCCCGCACCGAACGGCGCCGGATGGAACACCACCAGCCCGGCCACCGTCAACATCAGCGCCGTTGACGGCGCCTGTGGCTCCGGCATCCAGAAGATCACCTTCAGCGCGAGCGGCGCCCAGACCATCGCATCCACCGACGTGTCCGGCGCGAACGCCTCCGTCCCGATCACGGTGAACGGCGTGACCACCGTGACGTACACGGCCACCGACAACGCCGGGAACACCTCCGTGCCGCAGACGATCACGGTGCGCCTCGACACGGTGGCGCCGACGATCACCATCGTCCGTCCCGTGGCCGGCACGTACCTGTACCGGCAGGCCGTCACCGCGTCCTACTCGTGCACGGACGCCACCTCCGGGGTGGCCTCCTGCACCGGCACGGTGGCGAACGGCAGCCCGGTCGACACCTCCACCCTCGGGGCGCACACGTTCACGGTGAACGCCAAGGACGTCGCCACCAACCCGGCCACGAAGAGCGTCAACTACACCGTCGCGTACCGGATCTGCCTGCTCTACGACCCGAACAGGCCCCTGCGCCTGCTCGGCCAGGTCGTGATCAGCCTGCGGATCTGCGACGCGAACGGCAACAACCTCTCCAGCTCCGGCATCACCGTGACGGCCACCCGCATCACCGGCCCCGTCACGAGGACCGTCGGCGCCCGGATGCTCTACACCGCACTGTCCGCCGGCTACAGCCTCCCCGTCAGTACGCAGGGCCTGCCGAACGGAAACTACAACCTCGAATTCACCATCAGCGGAGCGGACACCACGACCCACGTGGCGCCCTTCACCCTGCGCTGA
- a CDS encoding PQQ-binding-like beta-propeller repeat protein has translation MVEQLTQHDPRRIGPFEVLGRLGAGGMGLVYLARSASGRRVAIKTVRTELAEDQLFRVRFTREVEAARAVSGFYTAAVVDADPRAAVPWLATAYVPAPSLEEIVNECGPMPAQAVRWLAAGIAEALQSIHGAGLVHRDLKPSNVLVVEDGPRVIDFGIASGVSNTRLTMTNVAVGTPAYMSPEQAKDSRSVKGASDVFSLGSTLVFAATGHPPYHGANPVETVFMLLRDEPNLEGLPDELRPLIDSCMQMDATQRPTPADLQAQLAPHLFDGGDDSGTASAWLPGRAVAMIEARRAGQRTAAAPPVPAPGRPAGRAAEAATHRREPRGGADSWVDPRTGQAVPQRPQHPPRPASPAPSGEPVLLGGSPVPIGPGPRASAAAPAAHAASADSATGWVRPPGGAAVAPASSSASAVVPSPGPAPDSGRWRPWRFRMSNEVWGTPTVAGDLLYVTSFEVHALDVASGRRQFKTRDVAWSMAVADGRIHASDGPSLYALDAGDGSERWRLNTDAWVYAVRAERGTVVTATRGGGVQGWEASNGQKLWELTGAQSDFETPEAAPVLHDGTVYVWQDARLRALDARSGREAWSYPVGDAASCGNVPVRVTPAPDGNVYVAAGTRVLSVDRASGRVRWHFEAPAVFLAAPAFAPGAAVTGGGVYLADYLGTVYALDAATGKDRWRIATEPRPSSDPVLVANGNVHLGAGSALYTLDAVTGTPKWRFAAGGEITGPPAVADGRVHFGSADHCLYTLDAAGGQLRWKLATGGEITGAPVAEAGVVYACSKDRCVYALDAAKGTGTRTAG, from the coding sequence GTGGTGGAGCAGCTGACGCAGCACGACCCGAGACGGATCGGCCCCTTCGAGGTGCTGGGACGGCTCGGCGCCGGCGGCATGGGGCTGGTCTATCTCGCACGGTCGGCATCGGGGCGCCGGGTGGCGATCAAGACGGTGCGCACCGAGCTCGCCGAGGACCAGCTCTTCCGGGTGCGCTTCACCCGCGAGGTGGAGGCGGCGCGCGCCGTGTCCGGCTTCTACACCGCGGCCGTGGTCGACGCCGACCCGCGGGCCGCCGTGCCGTGGCTGGCGACCGCGTACGTCCCGGCGCCCTCCCTGGAGGAGATCGTCAACGAGTGCGGGCCGATGCCCGCCCAGGCCGTACGGTGGCTCGCCGCCGGCATCGCCGAGGCCCTGCAGTCCATCCACGGCGCCGGCCTGGTCCACCGCGACCTGAAGCCGTCCAACGTGCTCGTCGTCGAGGACGGCCCGCGCGTGATCGACTTCGGCATCGCGAGCGGCGTCTCCAACACCCGCCTGACCATGACGAACGTCGCCGTCGGCACACCCGCGTACATGTCGCCCGAGCAGGCGAAGGACTCCCGCAGCGTCAAGGGCGCCAGTGACGTCTTCTCCCTCGGCTCGACGCTGGTCTTCGCCGCGACCGGACATCCGCCGTACCACGGGGCCAACCCGGTGGAGACGGTGTTCATGCTGCTGCGCGACGAGCCCAACCTGGAGGGGCTCCCGGACGAGCTGCGGCCCCTGATCGACTCCTGCATGCAGATGGACGCCACCCAGCGCCCGACCCCCGCCGACCTCCAGGCGCAGCTCGCCCCGCACCTCTTCGACGGCGGCGACGACAGCGGCACCGCCTCGGCGTGGCTGCCGGGCCGGGCCGTCGCGATGATCGAGGCCCGGCGGGCGGGGCAACGTACGGCCGCCGCGCCGCCGGTCCCGGCGCCCGGCCGCCCCGCGGGGCGCGCCGCCGAGGCCGCCACGCACCGCCGGGAGCCGCGCGGCGGCGCCGACTCCTGGGTCGACCCGCGGACCGGGCAGGCCGTGCCCCAGCGCCCTCAGCACCCGCCGAGGCCGGCGTCCCCCGCGCCGTCCGGCGAGCCGGTGCTGCTCGGCGGCTCCCCCGTGCCGATCGGGCCCGGGCCGCGCGCGAGCGCCGCGGCCCCCGCCGCGCACGCCGCCTCCGCGGACTCGGCGACCGGCTGGGTCCGCCCGCCCGGCGGTGCAGCGGTTGCCCCGGCCTCTTCCTCGGCATCGGCCGTGGTGCCGAGCCCCGGCCCGGCCCCGGACAGCGGCCGTTGGCGGCCCTGGCGGTTCCGCATGTCGAACGAGGTCTGGGGTACCCCGACCGTCGCCGGAGACCTGCTGTACGTGACCTCCTTCGAGGTGCACGCACTGGACGTGGCCAGCGGCCGCCGCCAGTTCAAGACCCGCGACGTCGCCTGGTCCATGGCCGTCGCGGACGGCCGCATCCACGCCTCCGACGGCCCGTCCCTCTACGCGCTCGACGCCGGCGACGGCTCGGAGCGGTGGCGGCTGAACACCGACGCCTGGGTGTACGCGGTGCGCGCCGAGCGGGGCACCGTGGTCACCGCGACGCGCGGCGGCGGCGTGCAGGGCTGGGAAGCCTCGAACGGTCAGAAGCTGTGGGAGCTGACCGGCGCCCAGAGCGATTTCGAGACCCCGGAGGCGGCGCCCGTCCTGCACGACGGCACGGTGTACGTGTGGCAGGACGCGCGGCTGCGTGCCCTGGACGCCCGCAGCGGCCGCGAGGCCTGGTCGTACCCGGTCGGCGACGCGGCCTCCTGCGGCAACGTCCCGGTACGGGTCACCCCGGCCCCGGACGGCAACGTCTACGTCGCCGCCGGCACCCGCGTGCTGTCCGTGGACCGGGCCTCGGGCCGGGTCCGCTGGCACTTCGAGGCCCCCGCGGTGTTCCTGGCCGCCCCGGCGTTCGCGCCCGGCGCGGCGGTCACCGGCGGCGGGGTCTACCTCGCGGACTACCTGGGCACCGTGTACGCCCTGGACGCGGCCACCGGCAAGGACCGGTGGCGCATCGCCACCGAGCCGCGGCCGTCATCGGACCCGGTGCTGGTGGCGAACGGCAACGTCCACCTGGGTGCGGGCAGCGCGCTGTACACGCTCGACGCGGTCACCGGCACCCCGAAGTGGCGGTTCGCCGCGGGCGGCGAGATCACCGGCCCGCCGGCGGTCGCGGACGGCCGGGTGCACTTCGGCTCCGCCGACCACTGCCTCTACACCCTGGACGCGGCGGGCGGCCAGCTGCGCTGGAAGCTGGCCACGGGCGGCGAGATCACGGGCGCCCCGGTGGCCGAGGCGGGCGTGGTCTACGCATGCAGCAAGGACCGCTGCGTGTACGCCCTGGACGCCGCCAAGGGGACGGGGACGCGTACGGCCGGGTGA
- a CDS encoding enoyl-CoA hydratase/isomerase family protein, which produces MTVRVERDGASGVAVVTLDRERKHNAIDLATAAELTEIWREFRHAEDVRAVVLTGAGPAAFCTGIDRGVTVAQPASPYSVDDPLLSVGPKANDLWKPVVAAVNGMACGGAFYLLGESEFIVSSSAATYFDPHTTYGMVSAYEAVYMAQRMPFGEAARMSLMGTAERLSAQRAYEIGLVSELTAPEELLPAALRAAGTLAGYPTEAVQGTVRALWSAKQAALQQALAQAPALISLGNLPPERQADLFAGRRAAAPEPRVR; this is translated from the coding sequence GTGACGGTGCGGGTGGAGCGGGACGGGGCGAGCGGGGTCGCGGTCGTCACGCTGGACCGGGAGCGCAAGCACAATGCGATCGACCTGGCGACGGCCGCCGAACTCACCGAGATCTGGCGGGAGTTCCGACACGCGGAGGACGTCCGCGCGGTCGTGCTGACGGGAGCGGGCCCGGCCGCGTTCTGCACGGGCATCGACCGCGGCGTCACCGTTGCGCAGCCCGCCTCCCCGTACTCGGTCGACGACCCGCTGCTGTCCGTCGGCCCGAAGGCGAACGACCTGTGGAAGCCCGTGGTCGCGGCCGTCAACGGCATGGCGTGCGGTGGGGCCTTCTACCTGCTGGGCGAGTCGGAGTTCATCGTCTCCTCCTCGGCCGCGACGTACTTCGACCCGCACACGACGTACGGGATGGTCAGCGCGTACGAGGCCGTGTACATGGCGCAGCGGATGCCGTTCGGGGAGGCCGCCCGGATGTCCCTGATGGGGACGGCGGAACGGCTCTCCGCGCAGCGGGCGTACGAGATCGGTCTGGTCTCGGAGCTGACTGCGCCCGAGGAGCTGCTCCCGGCGGCGCTGCGCGCGGCGGGGACGCTGGCCGGGTATCCGACGGAGGCCGTGCAGGGCACCGTACGGGCCCTGTGGTCGGCGAAGCAGGCAGCGTTGCAGCAGGCCCTGGCACAGGCCCCGGCGCTGATTTCGCTGGGCAACCTGCCGCCGGAGCGGCAGGCGGACCTGTTCGCGGGGCGCCGGGCGGCGGCGCCGGAGCCGCGGGTGCGCTAG
- a CDS encoding lipid-transfer protein: MAATLKDATAIVGIGQTAFAKRLPESEKELACRAILAALADAGIAPSEVDAFSSYTMEETDEVEVAKAIGAGDVTFFSKIGYGGGGSCATVGHLAAAVATGQASVGVAWRSRKRGSGPRPWKNTAVQLPTPGQWTRPFGLLRPADEIGMLARRYMHEYGATRDHLFNVAMACRNRANENPAAMMYERPLTREMYMTSRMISEPLCLFDNCLETDGALACVIVSAERARDCRQKPVYVHSVAQGLPAQHHGMVNYWNDDPLSGPAWTAARHLWKHADFGPQDVDVAQIYDAFTPLIPLSLEGYGFCGRGEGAAFTEGGSLEIGGRLPINTGGGGLSEAYVHGFNLINEGVKQLRGSSTAQVPDAATCLVTAGEGVPTSAILLRS; this comes from the coding sequence ATGGCGGCAACACTCAAGGACGCTACGGCGATAGTCGGGATAGGCCAGACCGCCTTTGCCAAACGGCTCCCCGAGTCCGAGAAGGAATTGGCCTGCCGTGCGATCCTCGCGGCCCTCGCGGACGCCGGGATCGCCCCCTCCGAGGTCGACGCGTTCTCCTCGTACACGATGGAGGAGACCGACGAGGTCGAAGTGGCCAAGGCGATCGGCGCCGGCGACGTCACCTTCTTCTCCAAGATCGGGTACGGCGGCGGCGGCTCCTGCGCCACCGTCGGCCACCTCGCGGCCGCCGTCGCCACCGGACAGGCGAGCGTCGGCGTCGCCTGGCGCTCGCGCAAACGCGGCTCCGGCCCGCGCCCCTGGAAGAACACCGCCGTCCAGCTGCCCACCCCCGGACAGTGGACGCGCCCCTTCGGGCTGCTGCGCCCCGCCGACGAGATCGGCATGCTGGCCCGCCGGTACATGCACGAGTACGGCGCCACCCGCGACCACCTCTTCAACGTCGCCATGGCCTGCCGCAACCGGGCCAACGAGAACCCGGCCGCGATGATGTACGAGCGCCCGCTGACCCGCGAGATGTACATGACCTCCCGCATGATCAGCGAACCGCTCTGCCTCTTCGACAACTGCCTGGAGACCGACGGGGCCCTCGCCTGCGTGATCGTCTCCGCCGAGCGCGCCCGGGACTGCCGCCAGAAGCCCGTGTACGTCCACTCCGTCGCGCAAGGCCTGCCGGCCCAGCACCACGGCATGGTCAACTACTGGAACGACGACCCCCTGTCCGGCCCCGCCTGGACCGCCGCCCGGCACCTGTGGAAGCACGCCGACTTCGGGCCGCAGGACGTGGACGTGGCCCAGATCTACGACGCCTTCACCCCGCTCATCCCGCTGTCCCTGGAGGGCTACGGCTTCTGCGGGCGCGGCGAGGGCGCGGCGTTCACCGAGGGCGGGTCCCTGGAGATCGGCGGGCGGCTCCCGATCAACACGGGCGGCGGCGGCCTGTCCGAGGCGTACGTGCACGGCTTCAATCTGATCAACGAGGGCGTCAAACAGCTCCGGGGCAGCTCCACCGCCCAGGTGCCGGACGCCGCGACCTGCCTGGTGACGGCGGGCGAGGGTGTCCCGACGTCCGCGATCCTGCTGCGATCCTGA
- a CDS encoding class I SAM-dependent methyltransferase, with the protein MFTSQGPTVRELAVQALSSVERGYDLLSPKFDQTPFRTPDRMLDAVEETLAQYEGSFDAGLDVCCGTGAGLGMLRRLCRGRVTGVDLSAGMLAEAARAHPDERLDLVRADARALPAGMAGSYDLAVSFGAFGHFLPAERPALFSGVHAALHPGGVFAFPIGAPIPPSSAVWWAVAGFDAAMRVRNAVWRPPFVMYYRTFPLGGVRADLLAAGFTVETVPLEPFGRRGDGTPRWRLLLARKA; encoded by the coding sequence GTGTTCACCTCACAGGGACCGACCGTCCGCGAGCTCGCCGTCCAGGCCCTCTCGTCCGTCGAGCGCGGGTACGACCTGCTCTCGCCGAAGTTCGACCAGACCCCGTTCCGCACCCCCGACCGGATGCTCGACGCGGTCGAGGAGACGCTCGCCCAGTACGAGGGCTCCTTCGACGCCGGCCTCGACGTGTGCTGCGGGACCGGCGCGGGGCTCGGCATGCTGCGGCGGCTGTGCCGGGGCCGGGTGACCGGGGTGGACCTGAGCGCGGGCATGCTGGCCGAGGCCGCGCGGGCGCATCCCGACGAGCGCCTCGACCTCGTACGGGCCGATGCGCGGGCGCTGCCGGCCGGGATGGCGGGCTCGTACGACCTGGCCGTGAGCTTCGGGGCCTTCGGGCATTTCCTGCCGGCCGAGCGGCCCGCCCTGTTCTCCGGCGTCCACGCGGCCCTGCACCCGGGCGGCGTGTTCGCCTTCCCGATCGGGGCGCCGATCCCGCCGTCGTCTGCCGTGTGGTGGGCCGTGGCGGGCTTCGACGCGGCGATGCGGGTGCGGAACGCGGTGTGGCGCCCGCCGTTCGTCATGTACTACCGGACCTTCCCGCTGGGCGGTGTGCGCGCCGACCTGCTGGCGGCCGGGTTCACGGTGGAGACGGTGCCGCTGGAGCCCTTCGGCCGGCGGGGCGACGGCACCCCGCGCTGGCGGCTGCTCCTGGCCCGGAAGGCCTGA
- a CDS encoding peptidylprolyl isomerase, with translation MSNVYFDINIDGKPAGRIVFNLFDEVVPQTARNFRELATGQNGFGYAGSGFHRVIPQFMLQGGDFTNHNGTGGKSIYGEKFADENFQLKHDRPYLLSMANAGRNTNGSQFFITTVVTSWLDGKHVVFGEVVEGKEIVDQIEKLGTPSGGTRGKIEISASGTVEA, from the coding sequence ATGAGCAACGTTTACTTCGACATCAACATCGACGGCAAGCCTGCCGGCCGCATCGTCTTCAACCTCTTCGACGAGGTCGTCCCGCAGACGGCGCGCAACTTCCGCGAGCTGGCCACCGGCCAGAACGGCTTCGGCTACGCCGGCTCGGGCTTCCACCGCGTCATCCCGCAGTTCATGCTGCAGGGCGGTGACTTCACCAACCACAACGGCACCGGTGGCAAGTCCATCTACGGCGAGAAGTTCGCCGACGAGAACTTCCAGCTGAAGCACGACCGCCCGTACCTGCTGTCGATGGCGAACGCCGGCCGCAACACCAACGGCTCGCAGTTCTTCATCACCACCGTCGTCACCTCGTGGCTGGACGGCAAGCACGTCGTCTTCGGCGAGGTCGTCGAGGGCAAGGAGATCGTGGACCAGATCGAGAAGCTCGGCACCCCCTCGGGCGGCACCCGCGGCAAGATCGAGATCTCGGCCTCGGGCACCGTCGAGGCCTGA
- a CDS encoding OB-fold domain-containing protein: MTADTTAAVGAARTEELLLPVPDEDGAPFWEYTARGELRVQACTACGRLRFPPRPCCPHCQSFDSEWRAMSGRGRIWSYVRPHPPLLPAYAAQAPYNVILVELADAPHIRLAGNLVTSPDAPLGSVDPARLRIGARVQVVFAQTGGFTVPRWVLEKS; the protein is encoded by the coding sequence ATGACCGCCGACACCACCGCCGCCGTGGGCGCGGCCCGCACCGAAGAGCTGCTCCTGCCCGTCCCCGACGAGGACGGCGCCCCCTTCTGGGAGTACACCGCCCGGGGCGAACTCCGCGTCCAGGCCTGCACCGCCTGCGGCCGGCTCCGCTTCCCGCCGAGACCGTGCTGCCCGCACTGCCAGTCCTTCGACTCCGAGTGGCGGGCGATGTCCGGCCGCGGCCGCATCTGGTCCTACGTGCGGCCGCACCCGCCACTGCTTCCCGCGTACGCCGCGCAGGCCCCGTACAACGTGATCCTCGTGGAGCTCGCCGACGCCCCGCACATCCGCCTCGCCGGGAACCTGGTCACCTCCCCCGACGCCCCGCTGGGCTCCGTGGACCCCGCCCGGTTGCGCATCGGGGCCCGGGTCCAGGTGGTGTTCGCGCAGACCGGCGGGTTCACCGTGCCGCGCTGGGTGCTGGAGAAGTCGTGA